The DNA region ACACCGCGCTGGTCGCGATCGCCGTCGTGGGCATCTGGGCGGGGCTCGGCACCAACATCGTCATCTTCCTCGCCGGACTCCAGGGCATCCCCGACACGATCATGGAGGCGGCCGACCTCGACGGCGCGGGCCCGGTGCGCAAGTTCTTCTCGATCACGATCCCGCTGCTGTCGCCGTCGATCTTCTTCGTCAGCGTGATCAGCGTGATCGGAGCGCTGCAGGTGTTCGACCTCATCTACATGATGCTCGGCCGCAGCAACCCCGCGATGCCGAACACCCGCACCGTCGTCTATCTCTTCTATGAGGCGGGCTTCCTCGACAACGACCGCGGCTATGCGGCCGCCATCGCCTTCCTCCTGCTCGTGATCATCCTGATCCTCACGATCGTGCAGTTCCGTCTGCAGAAGAAGTGGGTGCACTATGAGTGACGTCTCGCTCGACACACGCGCCGTGGTCGGCGCCCCCGTGGGCCGCTCCGGAACCCGGGCGGGGAAGCCGCGGAACCGCGGCCTCTGGATCGTGCACCTCGTGCTGATCCTCGGCGCGGTGCTGATGGTCTTCCCGTTCGTCTGGCAGCTGCTGACCTCGTTCAAGACGCTGTCCGACTCGGTGCAGGTGCCGCCGTCGTTCCTGCCGCGCGAGTGGGTGTTCACGAACTTCGCCGAGGTGTTCGACTCGATGCCGTTCGGACAGATGTTCCTGAACTCCGTGTGGCTCACGGTCGGGCGCACGGTCGGCCAGGTGGTGCTGTGTACCATGGCGGGCTACGCGTTCGCACGCATCCCGTTCCCCGGCCGCAACGCCCTGTTCGTCGTGTTCCTCTCGGTGCTCATGGTGCCGTCGCAGCTGTACCTGCTGCCGCAGTACGAGATCATCCAGTCGCTGGGCTGGCTCAACACGCTGCAGGCGCTCATCGTGCCGGGCATCTTCAGCGCCTTCGGCACCTTCCTGATGCGGCAGTTCTTCATGTCCATGCCCGCCGAGCTGGAAGAGGCCGCCCGCATCGACGGAGCGAATCCGTGGCAGACCTTCTGGCGGATCATGGTTCCGCTCGCGAAGCCTGGCATCATCGCACTTGTGGTGTTCACCGTGCTGTGGTCCTGGAACGATCTGCTCTGGCCGTTGATCGTGACGACCGACCCCGCGAAGATGCCGCTGTCGGTCGGGCTCTCGCAGCTGGTCGGCATCCACGGCACCGACTACCCGGTGCTGATGGCCGGCGCGCTGCTGGCGACGCTGCCGATGCTGGTGACCTTCATGATCCTGCAGCGGCAGTTCATCCAGGGCATCGCGTTCAGCGGATCGAAGGGCTGAGACATGGCGAAGAGCGAGCACCAGGCGCCCCGGCGCCCGACACTGCGCATGGTGGCCGAACGGGCCGGGGTGTCGACGGCGACCGTGTCGTATGTGTTCTCCGGACGCGCAGGGGCGGCGTCGGGCGCCGGCGTCGCCGAAGCCACGGCCGCACGCGTGCTGGCCGCAGCCGATGAGCTGAACTACCGCCCGAACAGTGCAGCGCGGGCGATCCGCACCGGACGCAGCGGCATGGTGCAGCTCTCGCTGCACATGCTGAGCGACCCGTGGTCGTTGGCGGTCGCCGACGCGGTGAACGCCGAGGCGAACAAGCACGGGCTCACCACGCTGATCCTCGCCGACGGTGATTGGCACGCGGCCCTGGACCGGGTCGAGAGCGACGTGGCGTACCTCGACGGCGTGGGCCTCGACGACAAGGCGCGGCAGAACCTCGACGACCTCGTGCGTCGCGGTCAGCGTCTCGTGGTGTTCTCCGAACATCTCGAACCCGAGGGCTTCGATGTGATCCGCTCGGATGCGATCCCCGGCTGCGAGATCGCGATGGACCATCTGCTGGAGCGGCACACCACGATCGGATGCATCGCCGCGGAGGGAGCCGTGCGCCTCGCCGGCACGCAGATCACGCGCTACACGCCCTACGTCGAGAGGATGGCGGCCGCCGGCATCGAACCGGACCCGAGCTGGACGGTGACGTATGCCGACACCCAGGCGAGCGCCTTCACCGCCGCGGTGGAGCTGCTGTCGGGGGAGAACCGACCGCGAGCGGTGTACGCCACCACCGACTTCGCTGCGATCGCCGCGATCAACGCCGCGCACATGCTCGGCCTCCGGGTGCCGCACGACGTCGCGGTGGTGGGCGTGGGCAACACCCCGGACGCCCGCCTGATCGCGCCCACGCTCACGACCGTCGGTCCCACCGACTTCTACGAGCGGCAGGCGTGCATCATCGTCGACCGCGCCCTCGAGACCGACCCCACACCCGGGCGCCTGCACGACTTCGCGTGGACGCTCTTCCCCGGCGGATCGACCGACCTCGACGCCCCCGCACAGCGGGCCCGTTGACCTCGGCATCCTGCACAGACCCATCACACAGAAGGACCATCGTGGATCTCCAGATCGGCATCATCGGCTTCGGCGCGCGCTCGACCCTCCAGGAAGAGGTGCATCGCCCGGGACACGGCTCGCGCATCAGCGCCGTGTGCGATCTCGCACCGCGCGCTCGCGACGACGCCCGCGCTCTCGTGCCGGATGCGCTCGTCACCGACTCTCTCGACGAGCTGCTGGCCTCCGGCGTCGACGCCGTCATGGTGCTCACCCCCGACGACACGCACGCAGCCCTCAGCATCCGTGCCCTCGAAGCAGGAGTGCCGGTGTTCTGCGAGAAGCCCCTGGCGATCGACCTCGCCGACGCCGACGCGATGCTCGAGACCGCACGCCGCACCGGCACCGGGCTCTACATCGGCCACAACATGCGGCACATGCCCGTGATCACGCTGATGCGCGGTCTGATCCAGAGCGGACGCATCGGTCAGGTCAAGGCCGTCTGGGTGCGGCACTTCGTCGGTCACGGCGGCGACTTCTACTTCAAGGACTGGCACGCCGACCGTCGCCGCACCACCGGACTGCTGCTGCAGAAGGGCGCTCACGACATCGACATCATCCACTGGCTCGCCGGCGCCTACAGCGAGCGCGTCTCCGCGATGGGGGCGCTGAGCGTGTACGGCGACATCACCGACCGTCGTGACAGGGCGGGGGAGCGGATGCCCGACTGGTTCAGCATGGACAACTGGCCGCCGACGGCGCTGACCGGTCTGCACCCGGTGGTGGACGTCGAGGACATCTCGATGGTGAACATGCAGCTGGAGGGCGGCATCTTCGCGTCGTACCAGCAGTGCCACTTCACGCCCGACTACTGGCGCAACTACACCGTGATCGGCACCGAGGGTCGCATCGAGAACTTCGGCGATGTCGCCGGTAGTGAGGTCAAGCTGTGGAATCGGCGTCATGCCGGAGCGGCGGCGGCCGACGAGACCTTCATCGTCCCGGAGGTGCCCGACGCGGGGCACGACGGTGCGGACGCCCTGCTCGTCGCGGAGTTCCTGCGCTTCGTGCGCCACGGCGGACTCACCGAGACGTCGCCCGTCGCGGCCCGCGAGGCCGTCGCCGCCGGCATCCTCGCCACCGCGTCGCTGCGGGGTGACGGCTCCGCGATCGAGATCCCGCCGCTGGATCCCGATCTCGTCGCCTACTTCGAGCGCGGGCAGGTCGAGGCCGCACTGGTATGAGTGCACCGCCGCCCTCGCGGTGCTGGGGTTGGGGATGTACGTGCCCGCCTCCCTGGTGCAGCACCGCATCATCCTGACCGCCGGTCCTGCGTTCGCCGCCGACACCTTGGAGGTCCACGACTCCGTGCGGAGCGAGGGCGAGGTCCGTTCCCAGCATCTTCACAATCCTGAAATGTACAAACGTACATGTACGGATGTCCAAGGGGGCGGGATGAGGCAAGGGGAGCGTCGGCGACGTGACCCTGAGGCGCGCCGTCGGGAGATCGTGACCGCGACGGCCGAGCTCATCGTCGAGGTGGGCGCCGACGCCGTCACACACCGCATGGTGGCCGCGCGTGCCGGGGTGCCTCTCGGGGCGACGACGCAGTACTTCGACACCCTCGACGACCTCAGGGCCGCGGCCTTCCGCGCGCTCGCCGAAGAGGTCGACGCACGTCTCGACGGCGTGCGGCAGACCCTCGCCGAACGCGGTGACAGCCCCGACGTGATCGCCGCCCTCGTGTTCGAGAGCATGGGCGACCACCATGCCGTGCAGGCCGACCGCGCCGTGGTCACCGCCGCCGTGCACGACCCCCGCCTGCGGGATCTCGCCCGCCATCTGTCGGACCGCCTCGTCGACCTGCTCACGCCGACCTATGGCGAAGACCGTGCCAGAGCGGCGATGATCTTCATCGACGGCGTCATGTGGAGCATGCAGATCCGCGACGACCGTCTCACCCAGTCCTTCATCGAGTCCGCACTGGCGCGGATCCTCGGAGACGACGTCTCCACCCCTTCCGCAGCGACAGCCACACCCTGACACCGAGGAAACCGCCTTGTCGAAACTCGCCATCCTGAGCCTGAAGAACCGCGCGCTCATCGCTCTCATCACCATCGTCGCGGCGGTGTTCGGCGGGCTCGCGCTCACGAACCTCAAGCAGGAACTCATCCCCTCGCTCGAGCTGCCGGCACTCGTCGTCATGACGACCTACCCCGGCGCCTCGCCCGAGGTGGTCGAGAACGACGTATCCACGCCGGTCGAAGCGGCGATCCAGGGCGTGCCCGGTCTGGAGTCGACGACGGCGACCAGCACCACGAACGCCTCGATCGTGCAGGCGATGTTCGCCTACGGAACGAATCTCGCCACAGCCGAGCAGAAGATCCAGCAGGCGATCAACCGCATTTCATCGCAGCTGCCGGAGGATGTGACCCCTCAGGTGCTGTCGGTCTCCATCGACGACTTCCCGGTGATCCAGGTCGCCGTCACCGGATTCGAGGATGCCGACAACGCCCAGGCCCAGCTCGAATCGGTCGCGATCCCCGAACTCGAAGACGTCGACGGCGTCAACGCGGCCGAGATCGTGGGTGGCGTCGGGCAGCGCATCAGCATCACGCCCGACGTGGCGAAGCTCGCCGCTGCCGGCCAGAGCACCTCGGCGATCAACGACGCACTCGACCAGAACGGCACGCTGTTCCCCGGTGGCGACATCACCGAGAACGGTCAGACGCTGACGGTGCAGACGGGCGCGAAGATCACCTCGGTCGAGGAGATCGCCGCCCTTCCGCTGGTCGGCACCGACGTCACGATCGGCGATGTCGCGACGGTCGTGCAGGAGTCCGACCCCGTCACCTCCATCTCCCGTGTCGACGGCAAGGATGCGCTGTCGATCTCCATCACCAAGCTCCCCGCGGCGAACACCGTGGAGGTGTCCAACGGCGTGATCGCCGCGCTCGACACGATCGGCGACGCCTTCCCGGACGCGACCTTCACCGTGATCTTCGACCAGGCGCCGTTCATCGTGCAGTCGATCGAGACGCTCGCCACCGAGGGAATGCTCGGCCTGGTGTTCGCGGTGCTCGTGATCCTCGTCTTCCTGATGTCGGTGCGCTCCACCCTCGTCACCGCGATCTCGATCCCCACCAGCGTGCTCATCACCTTCATCGGGCTGCAGGCGTTCGGCTACTCGCTGAACGTGCTCACCCTCGGTGCGCTCACTATCGCGATCGGTCGCGTGGTCGACGACTCCATCGTCGTGATCGAGAACATCAAACGTCACTACGTGGGCGATGCCGACAAGGGCGATGCGATCCGCCTCGCGGTGCGCGAGGTCGCGATGGCGATCACGGCGTCCACCATCACGACAGTGGCGGTCTTCCTGCCGATCGTCTTCGTCGGCGACATGGTCGGCGAGCTGTTCCGGCCGTTCGCGATGACGGTGACGATCGCGATGGTCGCCTCGCTCCTGGTCGCCCTGACGATCGTGCCGGTGCTCGCCTACTGGTTCCTCAAGCCGGGCAAGCCGTTGCTCGACGAGCACGGCGATGCGATCGACCCCGAGCACCCGGACGCGCCGCCGACGTGGCTGCAGCGCCAGTACCGGCCGATCCTGGGCTGGACGCTCAAGCACTCCGGTGTCACGGTGATCCTCGCGGTCGTCGTGCTCGGCGCCACGCTCGCCGCAGCGCCGCTGATGAAGGTCAACTTCCTCGGCGACTCCGGCCAGAACACCATGACGATCACGCAGGACCTCGGCCCGACGGCGAGCCTCGAGGCCAAGTCGGATGCGGCGGTGGCGGTCGAAGACGCCCTGCTCGACATCGACGGCATCGAGCACGTACAGGCCTCGATCGGCACCAGTGGTTCGGCGCTCAGCGACGCCTTCTCGGGCGGTGCGGGCGTCACGTACTCGGTGCTCACCGACTCGAACGCCGATCAGGAGAAGCTCCGCGCGGATGTGCAGGATGCGATCGACGGCCTCGGTGACGATGTCGGGGATGTCGCGGTCTCGGCCTCGGCCGGCTTCGGATCGAGCGACATCGAGATCACGGTCAGCGCCTCGAGCTCGGACGACCTCCAGACGGCGACCACCGCGCTGGTCAAGGAACTCGACGGGAAGGACGGCGTCGGCCAGGTGAGCGACAACCTCGCCGCGTCGCTGCCGTACATCGCCGTCGTGGTCGACAGGGAAGCCGCCGCCCAGCGTGGACTCTCCGAGGTCGCGGTCGGTGCCATCGTGTCGGGCACCATGCGCCCGCAGCAGGCGGGATCCGTCGAGATCGACGACACCGCGCTGACGGTCTACATCGTGACCCCGAACCCGCCGACCACGGTCGACGCGCTCAAGCAGCTCACCATCCCGACGCCGACCGGCATCGTGCAGCTGCAGGACATCGCGACCGTCGAGCAGCAGAACGGACCCACCTCGATCACCACGGAGCAGGGCCGCCGTACCGCGACGATCACCGTGCCGCCGGCGTCCGACAACCTCGCCACGGCCACGCAGTCCGTGAACACCGCGCTCGCGGCGGTCGACCTGCCCGACGGTGCATCCGCCGAGGTGGGCGGTGTCGCGTCGCAGCAGGCCGACTCGTTCTCGCAGCTGGGGCTGGCGATGCTCGCGGCGATCCTGATCGTCTACGTGGTCATGGTCGCGACCTTCAAGTCGCTGCGCCAGCCGCTGCTGCTGCTCATCTCGGTGCCGTTCGCGGCGACCGGGGCGATCCTGCTGCAGATCATCACGGGTGTGCCGCTCGGCGTCGCATCGTTGATCGGCGTGCTGATGCTCATCGGCATCGTGGTGACGAATGCGATCGTGCTCGTCGACCTCGTGAACCAGTACCGGGAGAAGGGTCTGTCGACCATCGAGGCGGTGAAGGCCGGTGGTGAGAAGCGTCTGCGACCGATCCTGATGACCGCACTCGCCACCATCCTCGCCCTCACTCCGATGGCCCTCGGCATCACGGGTCACGGCGGCTTCATCTCGCAGCCGCTCGCGATCGTCGTGATCGGCGGTCTGATCTCGTCGACGGTGCTGACGCTGATCGTGCTGCCCACGCTCTACAACCTCGTCGAGGGGGCCAAGGAGCGACGCGCAGCGCGCAAGGCGGGAGGAACGGATGCCGGAGGAACCTCGGCTCCGGATGCTCCCGTGGGCCCGGATGCATCCGGTGCCGCCGTGGCGTCGGCTCAGCCGGTGCTGATCGATGCCTCCGGCCTGCCGCACGCGCCGCAGCTCACCCGCCGCGAGCTGCGCGAGCGCGGGGAGTAGCGCCTTCTCGGCGTCGCCCGGCCGAAACGGAGATCATGTGCGCCGCGGCCGGCGAGTCACCATCCGACTCGCCGGCGCGGCGTCATTCGCTCTCTGTTCTCGTCGGGGAGTTCGCGGCGAGCCGCGTCGAGTCAGCTCAGCGTGATGCCCCAGTGCAGGGTCCAGGTCTCATCGGGGGCGAGCCGGCGGATGCCGAGGCCGCTGTTCAGGGCGTCGGCCGGTGCGGTCATCGGCTCGATCGCGACCGCGAGGCTCTGACCGGGATAAGCGGGCGTCGTGTACACCTGCACGTAGTCGAAACCCTCGCCCTGCCAGAGCGTCACGCGGCGACCGTCCGGCGCGGTGAGCGAATGGTGCACACGTCCGTCGGGATCACGGGCGAGATCCGTGAAGCCGGTGTCGAGGGTGACGTCTCCCAGTCGGACGCCCTCGCGCAGAGCGGCATCGGCCGGTCGGGTGCCGGTGGGGAGCATCCTGTCGTCGGTGTCGAACGCCGTCTCCGCGGGGATCCGCAGCACGAGGTCATGCGGGTCCACGTCGCCGATCGTCACGAACGGGTGGGTGCCGAGGGCCACGGGCGCGGACGTGGTCGACCGGTTGGTGAGCGTGTGCGACACGTCGATGCCGTCGGGCGTGAGCGCGTACTCCACTGTCGTCTCGATCAGGTACGGGTATCCCGTCTGCGGGACGACGGTCGCACGCAGCACGGCTTCGCCCTCGGTGTGCGAGACCTCGTAGGCGGTGAAGCGCAACAGGCCGTGGCTCGCGTTGTTCAGCTTCGGCTCGGTGATCGCGAGTCTCCGTGCGGTGCCGTCGTCGTCCCACTCTCCGTCGCGCACCCGGTTCGGCCACGGGACGAGGACCACGCCGGAACAGGCCGGCGTGGGCAGCTCGAGAGGATACGGCGGTACGAGGTCGACATCGTCGATGCGCAGCGAACGCAGGGAGGCGCCGACCTGTGCGATCTGTGCGGTCACCCCGCCGCGTCGAAGGCTGATCTGGGCGCCGGTGGGGGAAGCGGTACTCACCTCGTCATCGTACGGCCACGATCGGGTCGGCGGTCTCTCAGGAGCGTCGGCTACACTTGAGCGGTCGGCTTCGGACACCCGCGCGTTGGCGCGGACGTTTTCTGTGTGTGAAGTGTGAGTCCAGGGGCCGATGGTGAGCGTCGCTCGACGCTAATCAACCATCACATGAATGGCCCCGGCCGCTGACAGTCCGGAACCCCGCTGGTCGAGTTCGACCAGGCGCAGGGTGCTCGCGCGTGCGCGCGGCGCTGTTCTCGTGCGAGAACACAGAAAGACACCGCAATGCCGAAGAACAAGAAGCCCCGCGGCGGACGTCCGTCCGCGAACTTCGAACCGCGCTACGGCGCGAAGAAGACCTCTTTCCACGACCGTCACAACGGCGGCCCCGCCCGTGACGGTGCACGCGATGAGCGCGGCGGACGAGCGGATGCCGGCGATCGTCGCACCGCTGCATCCGCGGGAGGGTACGACCGTCGCCCCGGCAGCCGCAGCGCCGGCCACCGCGGCTACCGTCCGGCTGAAGCCGAGTCGGGTGCGCCCAAGCAGCGCTGGGGTGCGTCGGAGCGCGCCGGCCGCGACGAGGCGCGCGGGATCCGCAACCGCGCCGAGTCCGGGCGTCGCGAGGCCCCGCACCACCGCAACGACGAGCGCTCCGAGCGCCCTCGCTACAACGACCGCCCCAGCGCCGGAGGCCGTTTCGACGACCGTCCGCGTCGCGACGACCGCGGCGGACAGCGCCAGACCGGACAGCGCCCGACCGGGCCCGGCACCTACCGCGACGACCGCGGCGGCGACCGCCCCCGGTTCGACCGCGACGACCGTGCGCGTCGCGATGACCGCGGCGCCGGCACCCAGCGTCAGGGCTTCCGTGACAACGACCACCGCGATGGCGGGCGTCCGGGTCGCGACGACCGGCGTGGTGCCGAGCGTCCGCGGTTCGACCGTGACCGCGGCACCGAGCGTCCCCGGTTCGACCGTGACGACCGCCCGCGTCGCGATGACCGCGCCGGTGACCGCACCCGGTCGAACGATCGCGGCACCGAGCGCCCCGAGCGTTCATACGACGCCGACCGCGCGCGTCGCGCTTTCGACCGTGACCGCACACAGCGTTCGTACGAGGGCGGCCGCGACGAGCGTTCGCGTCCGTCGACCGGTGGCGCGTACCGCACCGAGCGCCCGCGCCCGCTGACCTCGGACACCCGTGGGCGCCCGGCCCGCAACGAGCGACCGAGCCGCAACGACTGGAACGCCACCAGCCGTCCTGCATCGACCGGAGCGAAGTTCACGCCGGGCGATGACGTCGTGCACGAGCGCCTCGAGGCGAAGTCCGTCGCGGCGGTCGAGGTCGACGGTGTGACCTTCGGCGACCTCGGTCTCGGATCGAACATCGTCGAGACCCTCGTCGGTATGGGTGCGGCCACGCCGTTCCCGATCCAGGCTGCCAGCATCCCGGCCGTCCTCGCCGGGCGCGACGTGCTCGCCCGCGGCCGTACCGGCTCCGGCAAGACCATCGCCTTCGGCGCGCCGCTCGTCGAGCGCGTGCTGCAGTCGCAGGCCGGCAAGCGCCGTGAGTTCGGGCGGTCGCCGCGCGCGATCATCCTCGCTCCGACGCGTGAGCTCGCGCTGCAGATCGACCGCACCATCCAGCCGATCGCCCGCAGCGTCGGGCTGTTCACCACGCAGATCTACGGTGGCGTGCCGCAGGGGCGTCAGGTGGGCGCGCTCAAGAAGGGCGTCGACATCGTGATCGGCACCCCCGGTCGTGTCGAGGACCTCATCAACCAGGGCAAGCTCGACCTCTCGGACTGCCGCATCGCGGTGCTCGACGAGGCCGACCACATGTGCGAGCTCGGCTTCGTCGAACCGGTGCAGCGCATCCTGCGTCACACCGCCGACGGCAGCCAGAAGCTGCTGTTCTCGGCCACGCTCGACCGTGAGGTCGCCGCACTCGTCGACGAGTTCCTCGTCGACCCGGCCGTGTACGAGGTCGCAGGTGAAGACCAGGACTCCAGCACGATCGAGCACCGCGTGCTCGTGATCGAGCACCGCGACAAGGCCGACATCCTCACGTCGCTCGTCGACCGCGACGGAAAGACGTTGGTGTTCGCCCGTACCCGCGCCTACGCCGACATGCTCGCGGAGCAGTTCGACGACGCCGGCATCCCGGCCGTCTCACTGCACGGTGACCTGAACCAGGCCAAGCGCACGCGCAACCTCGAGCGTCTGACGTCGGGGCGCGTGAGCGTGCTCGTCGCCACGGATGTCGCCGCCCGCGGCATCCACGTCGACGATATCGATCTGGTCGTCCAGGCCGATGCGCCCGACGAGTACAAGACGTACCTGCACCGCTCGGGCCGTACGGGTCGTGCCGGCCGCGCAGGTCGAGTCGTCACGCTGATCACGCGTCAGCGTCAGCGCCGCATGAGTGAGCTGCTCGAGCGCGCCGAGATCGATGCGCCGTTCGAGAACGCCCGTCTCGACGACGACGTGATCGAGGAGATCGCCGGTCGCGTTCCGACCGCGGCAGACCTCACCTCCTGAGTCGGTCGGTCGCCGGCTGCGACCGCGCACAACGAGGACGATCCTGCAGAAGGGCCCCGGGAAGCACGTTCCCGGGGCCCTTCTGCGTCGTCTCTCCGGAGTTGTGAACGTTCGGAAGCGAGCGCTCCGAGGTTCCGTGCCGAGATGACGCCTTCCACGGGATGATGACGGTGGATGGTGTCGCAGTGTCGGCCCGGGTCGCGCGAAGCTACCCTGAGAGGGTCTCGGAACCTGACCTCGACGGTCGGTGCGGGCGCGAGAGGAGAGCACGATGGGCGTCGTATTCCCGGCGGAGTCATTCTCGATCACGACCGCCGACGGTGACATCATCATGCTTCGTATCTGCGATTTGTGCGGTGCTGCTGTCGTCGAAGCCGAAGGTACCGATCTCGCGTTCCACAAGCGCTGGCACCGGATGACCGGGTCGGGCAACTGGGTCGACCCCGATACCCGCCGTCACCACGGTCCCGCGAGTCCATTCACTCCGAACGGATCGGCCTGACGGGCAGCCACGAGTGCGGTCTCATCGCGCGCGGCGGCGCGGAGCGTCGGTCAGGACAGCTCGTGCACGTGCACGGCGGAGGTCAGGTTCGTGCCGTTGAGGTCGAGATAGATCACGTTCTCGGTCACGGTGAGGGTCATGGTGTTGCGGCGCTCGATCAGGGCTGACGCGGTCTCGATGAATCCGGGGTCGAAGCTGTGGAGGCGGATGTCCTCGCGGCGGTGGATGCGCTTGTCGGTCCACGGCGCCATCACCTTGGCGGGGTCGCGGTGGGTGTACACCACGGTGCGCTCGGCGAGCCTGCTGCCGTAGTGCAGCCGCTCGGCGTCGGGCGCCCCGATCTCGACCCAGACGGTGACGAGGCCGGTGAGGTCGCGCACGAGCACTGCGGGCTCTTCCGTCGAGGAGATGCTGCCGCCGAATGCGATGCCTTCGGCGAACTCGAGCCCGTAGGCCAGCACGCGTGTGAGCATGTACGCATCGGTCTCGGACGGATGCCGGGCCACGCGCAACGAGTAGTCCTCGTAGACTCCGCGATCGGTGTCAGCGAGCTGCACCTCGAATGTGTGGACTGTCGAACCGATCGCCATGATCCTCGAGCCTACGCGGCTGCGGGATGCGCGCCCGACCGCGGGGTCAGAAGAGCATCGGCTGCGCGGGCGCTGCCTCGGCTCGGGCGCTGGGGGTGAACCGCACCGCGGTCGCGGCGGCGGCACTCGTCTGCACATGGCCCTGCCCCGGTCGGAGCCCGCGCCGGGGGTAGTCGTCTTCGTGGCGGCCGTCCAGTCCGTGCATGCGGATGAGCGGACGGGTGCGCTTGGCGAGCCACTGCCGGTATCCCTTGGGCGCCTCGGCGGAAGCCCCGGGATACAGCCCCCGGTACGACGAGACGAGGTCGGGACGATGAGTGTCGAGCCATTGGAAGAACCACGGCTTGACGCCCGGTCGCAGATGCAGGGCGCCGTAGATGACGCTACGCGCCCCCGCCTCCTTGATGCGCACGAGGGCACTGTCGATCGCGGCGAGCGAATCGGTCATGTGCGGCATGATCGGCATGAGGAACACGGTCACGGGGAACCCGGCGTCGGCCAGAGCCCGCACGGTGTCGAGCCGGGCCTGCGTGGTCGGGGCTCCGGGCTCGATCGCCTTCTGCAGGTCGTCGTCGTACATCGCGATCGACATCTGCACGTCGATCGGCACGCGCTCGGCGGCTTTCGCGAGCAGGGGGATGTCACGGCGGATCAGCGTGCCCTTGGTCAGGATCGATATCGGGGTGCCGGATGCCGCGAGCGTCTCGATGATGCCGGGCATGAGCTTGTATCGCCCCTCGGCGCGCTGATACGGATCGGTGTTCGTGCCCAGGGCCACGGTCTCATGCTCCCAGCTGCCTTTGCGCAGCTCTCGTGCGAGCACCTCGACGACGTTCACCTTCACCACGATCTGCGAGTCGAAGTCGGACCCGCCGTCGAGGTCGAGGTACTCGTGCGTGCCGCGGGCGAAGCAGTAGACGCAGGCATGCGAGCATCCGCGGTAGGGGTTGATCGTCCACGCGAACGGCATGCGCGAGGCACCGGGGACGTGGTTGAGAGCAGACTTCGACAGCACCTCGTGGAACGTCATGCCGGCGAAATCGGGGGTGGTCACCGAGCGCAGCACACTCGAGCGGTCTTCGAGGCCGGGCAGCGCCGCCGCGTCCGTCTCTCCGAGCTTTTGTCCCTGCCACCTCATTCGACCATTCGAACAGAAAGACGAAGATATCGCAAGACACTCTGCAACATATCTTCGAATGAGAAGATGGATCAATGCCCTTCCTGCCGCACGCTCAGCATGCGGCTCCGCGGTCCCCGATCCGCGGGCCCGCATTGCCGATCGGCGTCGCCCTCACTGCCATCGGCATCCTGCTCTCGATCGGTTCCGGACCGGTGTCCTCCTCAGGTGCCGATCCGATGCCGGTGCCGGTCGCGGTCATGCAGGTTCCGCCGGTCAGGGTGGCCGCG from Microbacterium sp. SY138 includes:
- a CDS encoding YaeQ family protein encodes the protein MAIGSTVHTFEVQLADTDRGVYEDYSLRVARHPSETDAYMLTRVLAYGLEFAEGIAFGGSISSTEEPAVLVRDLTGLVTVWVEIGAPDAERLHYGSRLAERTVVYTHRDPAKVMAPWTDKRIHRREDIRLHSFDPGFIETASALIERRNTMTLTVTENVIYLDLNGTNLTSAVHVHELS
- a CDS encoding DEAD/DEAH box helicase, producing the protein MPKNKKPRGGRPSANFEPRYGAKKTSFHDRHNGGPARDGARDERGGRADAGDRRTAASAGGYDRRPGSRSAGHRGYRPAEAESGAPKQRWGASERAGRDEARGIRNRAESGRREAPHHRNDERSERPRYNDRPSAGGRFDDRPRRDDRGGQRQTGQRPTGPGTYRDDRGGDRPRFDRDDRARRDDRGAGTQRQGFRDNDHRDGGRPGRDDRRGAERPRFDRDRGTERPRFDRDDRPRRDDRAGDRTRSNDRGTERPERSYDADRARRAFDRDRTQRSYEGGRDERSRPSTGGAYRTERPRPLTSDTRGRPARNERPSRNDWNATSRPASTGAKFTPGDDVVHERLEAKSVAAVEVDGVTFGDLGLGSNIVETLVGMGAATPFPIQAASIPAVLAGRDVLARGRTGSGKTIAFGAPLVERVLQSQAGKRREFGRSPRAIILAPTRELALQIDRTIQPIARSVGLFTTQIYGGVPQGRQVGALKKGVDIVIGTPGRVEDLINQGKLDLSDCRIAVLDEADHMCELGFVEPVQRILRHTADGSQKLLFSATLDREVAALVDEFLVDPAVYEVAGEDQDSSTIEHRVLVIEHRDKADILTSLVDRDGKTLVFARTRAYADMLAEQFDDAGIPAVSLHGDLNQAKRTRNLERLTSGRVSVLVATDVAARGIHVDDIDLVVQADAPDEYKTYLHRSGRTGRAGRAGRVVTLITRQRQRRMSELLERAEIDAPFENARLDDDVIEEIAGRVPTAADLTS
- a CDS encoding efflux RND transporter permease subunit yields the protein MSKLAILSLKNRALIALITIVAAVFGGLALTNLKQELIPSLELPALVVMTTYPGASPEVVENDVSTPVEAAIQGVPGLESTTATSTTNASIVQAMFAYGTNLATAEQKIQQAINRISSQLPEDVTPQVLSVSIDDFPVIQVAVTGFEDADNAQAQLESVAIPELEDVDGVNAAEIVGGVGQRISITPDVAKLAAAGQSTSAINDALDQNGTLFPGGDITENGQTLTVQTGAKITSVEEIAALPLVGTDVTIGDVATVVQESDPVTSISRVDGKDALSISITKLPAANTVEVSNGVIAALDTIGDAFPDATFTVIFDQAPFIVQSIETLATEGMLGLVFAVLVILVFLMSVRSTLVTAISIPTSVLITFIGLQAFGYSLNVLTLGALTIAIGRVVDDSIVVIENIKRHYVGDADKGDAIRLAVREVAMAITASTITTVAVFLPIVFVGDMVGELFRPFAMTVTIAMVASLLVALTIVPVLAYWFLKPGKPLLDEHGDAIDPEHPDAPPTWLQRQYRPILGWTLKHSGVTVILAVVVLGATLAAAPLMKVNFLGDSGQNTMTITQDLGPTASLEAKSDAAVAVEDALLDIDGIEHVQASIGTSGSALSDAFSGGAGVTYSVLTDSNADQEKLRADVQDAIDGLGDDVGDVAVSASAGFGSSDIEITVSASSSDDLQTATTALVKELDGKDGVGQVSDNLAASLPYIAVVVDREAAAQRGLSEVAVGAIVSGTMRPQQAGSVEIDDTALTVYIVTPNPPTTVDALKQLTIPTPTGIVQLQDIATVEQQNGPTSITTEQGRRTATITVPPASDNLATATQSVNTALAAVDLPDGASAEVGGVASQQADSFSQLGLAMLAAILIVYVVMVATFKSLRQPLLLLISVPFAATGAILLQIITGVPLGVASLIGVLMLIGIVVTNAIVLVDLVNQYREKGLSTIEAVKAGGEKRLRPILMTALATILALTPMALGITGHGGFISQPLAIVVIGGLISSTVLTLIVLPTLYNLVEGAKERRAARKAGGTDAGGTSAPDAPVGPDASGAAVASAQPVLIDASGLPHAPQLTRRELRERGE
- a CDS encoding aldose 1-epimerase family protein; translation: MSTASPTGAQISLRRGGVTAQIAQVGASLRSLRIDDVDLVPPYPLELPTPACSGVVLVPWPNRVRDGEWDDDGTARRLAITEPKLNNASHGLLRFTAYEVSHTEGEAVLRATVVPQTGYPYLIETTVEYALTPDGIDVSHTLTNRSTTSAPVALGTHPFVTIGDVDPHDLVLRIPAETAFDTDDRMLPTGTRPADAALREGVRLGDVTLDTGFTDLARDPDGRVHHSLTAPDGRRVTLWQGEGFDYVQVYTTPAYPGQSLAVAIEPMTAPADALNSGLGIRRLAPDETWTLHWGITLS